A region of the Silene latifolia isolate original U9 population chromosome 9, ASM4854445v1, whole genome shotgun sequence genome:
TCAAAGAGCAGGACCATATGAAATCCCGCAAACCGCCAACTATGATCCGAATTTTAGAGGTGGGGCCCTGCCTCCTCCAGGTCAGCCACCTGCAAATAACATGCCTTATGGAACTGCAGCAGCTCCAGCTCCAGCCCCAGCCCCAACCCCAGCTGCTGCTGGTAGGACTGGAACCGAAAACGAAGCGCAGTCACGAGGTGCTACAGCATCACGGAGATAGAAATTACCCAGAGGTTGTCAAAAAGCAACTTTTTCAAGCATACCTGAATGTCTTTGGTGAGCGACCGTTTCATGTGTAAGACCAACCCAATACTTTGTATTCTTCATTTAATTGTAGGATGGGTTTGTCTTGCATGTGAGACCATCTCATATAAGTTTTGTGGTATGTGTTCGAGGCAAGCTTATTCACTGCATTCGCAAGTTGAAATGAGACCTGGTGAAGGTTTTATGAGTCAACAATAGTTTGTTTGAGTGGAGGGGaggatatgaaatggtagagaaGGCTGATATTTATGTAAACTTTCACCTGGTGAGTAACATTTCAGTTGTTTCGGCATACACCATGTTGGCTTGAAGTTCATTTATGTTTCGTCCAAAGTTCCTATTCCAAGATAATTTCCAGAGTTTCTATAGTCATCTTTAAGTGACGTTTTGCTCGTGATATTTCGTttaattgtaataataataaaattaacaagttaatAATGTGAATCAACTTTGCAATGGAAGATTGTACAAAAAACCAACGTTATGGCATATGGTATAGAGACGGTACGATCATTGCTGATCCTAGCTAAGAGGAGCTGTCTTACATCACTAGGGCTTTTTTTGAACGgaatttggagggaaagggagaaGACAGATTTGGAGGGGGGGTTGATAATTTTTGGGTAGCAGAATGGGGGTGAAGTGATAAGAAAGGGAAGCAAAATAGTTTAATCCAAGGCAAATTATTTCTGGCTTACAAATGAAAAGATTGGAGAAAAACCTGGTCATATTCTCCCTCCCTCTTCTCTTCGCTTTCCTCCGGTTCCCTTCACTCTTTCCCCTCCATGAAGGGATTGCCCATGCTTGAGTAGGTGATTGATATTATGGTTTGAGGAGAGTTGGGGCCGGGCCCAATCTGATGGTTGAAGTGTGGGTTGTGTGTAGCCTCTTTGTGGTGGTGGTTGAAGGTGGGACTCCGTACTAAcatgattatggtgttgatgaTGGAGGAAGATAAAAATTGTAGGTGAATGAGGAAGTTAATTATGTTGTCTAAGCAATATAAGTAACGCATGATTCATTGCACATACAGATGATAAAAACCAGTAAAACTGTAACCGTAACAGAAAGACAGAATTATTACAGACGAATTCTCTCAAACTGCTCATTACATTCTTGAATAATAATCCTTCCAACACTAAGCACTGAGCAGGAGAATCATTCTCACTTACAACAACTAAAGTCTTGCAAAAGCTGCATAATtaaaagggatgataaattagaGATATCAGAAAGTGGGATATGCTTTATGTTTTATTCATATAAGATTTAAGCGCAGTGCATCAACCCATTGTGTAGCTTGGAGTAGGCAAATTGATTACTGTGCTCTTAGTTTTCGTCATCATATTTATGCTGTTGGTTATTCCCTGCGACCCTATTCCACTGTCCTTGATGCCCTGCATCGCATTGCGATCATGCAAACTTTATCAGTGTTCTCAACATTTCGACACTAGGAATGTAAAACTGAAAGGGGAAGTTTAATGTCAAACTGACCTGGAAGGGGAAGTGATCTGGTCCGCGAGCGGGTGCAGAGTTGATCTGAACAGTGCCACTCTCCATCGCATCACTTATTAAGATTGCCTTGTTTATGTCTTTTGTAAAAACACAACCCTGCATAATTGGAATAACCAACCAACAGTCAAAACCGATAAAAAGTAAGGCAATAAACAAAGGTAACGGGTCAGAGGTATGCAGGCATCGAAACACACAAAGAAGTCAGTTCCTGAACAAAACGCTATCAAATTACATTGACGAATATGACGATTGGGGGGTTTCTAGGTAAATAATCACTTGGTTTTACAATAATACTTatgtaaaacggttttatataAGAATTGTTGCTTCTACTTAGCATAATAAGAAGAAAATGATGGAACAAAAAATATTGTACCTGGAGGCCAAAGTTGCTAGCGTTACAATGGTGGATCCCTTCTTCAACAGAATTAATCCTAATAACAGGGAGGACTGGCCCAAAAGGCTCTTCCCAAGCAATCCTCATGTCGGGTCGAACATTATCCAACAACAAGGGCCATATAAGGTTGCCCTCCCTTTTGTACTCCTGGCAAAAGGTTGCTCCTTTCTCCTTTGCATCCTTAACTAGTCCTTCAATGAAATTTGCTGATGACTCTGTGACGACTGGAGTTATGTCGCAGTCTTCCTCGGGTGGCCCGACAGTCAGCTTGGCGACTTTCGCTTTGACTTTCTCAACGAGTGTTTCAGCGACTGAATCCATTACTAGCACCACTTTAACAGCTGTGCATCTTTGGCCACTGTACAGATTATCTAACCAAATTAATTCAAGTTACGAGGCAAATGCTAACAAGGTTCTACACTAAGTTACTGTAAAAGTGTAAAACCACCGCGGTATACAAGTTCCCTGTGAAAGAACAATATAGCATACAGCTAGGTATCAAGCAATAGCGATGTAATACAAGGTATGCAAAATTGTCAtccagtaaaaaaaaaaaggcgaGTCTCGTGGAGATGTTTGCCTGTAAGAGAAGCCTCCTTTGACAATGTTAGCAGCTACGAGATCTAAATCAGCATCTTCAAGAACAATGCAAGCATCTTTTCCACCAAGTTCCATTTGAAGTGGAATCATTCCAGCTTTCTTTGAGATTGCAATTCCAGTGTCTCCACCTGTGAAGCTAAAGTCGGAAAGAACTTCAGATATCAAGAAACCATCTTTAGTTTCCATTTCAAATGAGTACGTTCCGGACAAGAGATGTTTATACATTCCAGAGAGCCGTAAGTGTGAGATCTTATTCATACACCCTATAATTAAAAGAGTACACAGGATATGGGTTGGTCTGATCACTTGTAAGACTTACCTCATACAAGATTCACCATATGTTATTTTGTGATGGTAATGACTAACTAGCCACAATGATTTACCTTATGCAGTTAACGCCGGGATGCATGGTTAGAAAATCACCAATTTCAGAACCCTTTCCAGTCACACAACTAATAAGCCCTTTGGGAAACCCAGCCAAGTGGAAGCAATGAACCATGTGAAGTGCAGCCACAGCACCCTAGGAAGTAGTGCGAGTTAAGTCTCTTATAATTAACCGTCTTTTAGTCTTTGAACATAATGTAGACAAGTGGTTTTTCAAAAGATGTGTACCTGTGTTGGAGGCTTCAGCACAAGGGAGTTACCAGCAATCAGAGCCGGTGCTATCTTTGAGACTGCAAGGTTGACTGGATAGTTGAACGGCGGAATTGCCAAAACAACCCCTAGTGGGATCTGTAGTGAACCAAAAACATTATAAATAAAATTAGGTTTTTGTGATTAATCACATCATTTTTGGAATAGTTATGCTCCATGCCTCCATAAATTCTGAAAGACATGAACACAATAAGAGGATTATTGTATGAAAATCGCATTTTGTTTGGATATGCAAAGATCATCTTCACTGTCAAAGATCCACAAAATGACTCTATCCTAGTCCAACTTATCATAATTTCATACAACCTCGTGTACTCGTATCGACACTCTTCCACTAAAACACTCGATTTGctgtaatgaaaaaaaaaaactaaggtTTTCATAAAATAACCAAGTCTGACATACGGACATATGGCCACGAGGGATCGATACTTAAGTTCCAACTTCCAACCATAGTTCATAGTTGAGTAACATTGCTCGTAGAGTCATAGCTGACAACCATGCATCTGTTTGTGGCAGTTTCCTTTTGCAATATTTGTTACATCATATCGTCAAGCAATTAGAAGCTCTAATTCTTCACTAAGAACGTTAAAACACAACAggtcattcattcattcattcattcattcatgtcCCTTTTTAACAGGTAATATAATTCGGCTGAATCAATAATGCAGTTGAGGCGTGGGTCTCAAAGTTACATGCTTCATAAATTTGAAAAAATGGTAGCTAAATTGTGATACTACATCATAATCAGTAGTCCTTCTCAAATGGGACTTGTGTGGTTCACCGTACCTTTATCCATGAGGAGGATACATATCCACAACTTATCATGGGACCACTAACTTGTGGCCAATACAATCATTCACCTACCATTTACCTCTAGAATTGGACACATAACTATTACATCTATTCATTTCCATGTTTATGGGAAGCTGATAATGTAAGAAATTAACACTAGCAGACAGATAAATTAGAAAATGACTGGTAGATAGAAGAATTAGTTTAAACTTTAAACATGGACCTTGGCGAGAGCTATTGATGTCAAAATCAAACACTACCGTCTACCATAATGCTTAATCACGGGATGTTCTATAATCTAACCGCATTTGTAGGTTTCAACCATTAAACCAAGGTTAGAATAATCGGCTTTAAGGCTTTGTTCAATGGATTAATGAGTATGTGTGAAAAGAACAAGGAATATATTAAAAATTTTATACCTTGGAGGTAAGACAGTACTTGGTCCTCTCATTACCAGGGAAACTGTCAGAAACAAGAAACTTGCCTTCACCTAGAATTCTCACACCTTCTTCTGCACAATATGATATCAAATCCCCAGACCTAACAACCTTTTTACacagtcaaaaaaaaaaaaaaaaaaaaaaaaaaaaacagacaaTCACAATCATGAAATTAACATTGCAGGTTCGCAATTTCGTATCAAAACACAATTTTCAGGCATAGAAACAAGCTTTAATGTAGCGAGAAATTCCCTAGATTAACTAATACAGAATTTGACGCTTGAGTTTAAAGGAGCGTAATTTAATTTACTAGTACGACAAAAGTTGAGGGGGTCAGTTATAATATCCTCAAGTGCCTCAACTACAACTTACCAATTCAAGAAGAACAGTAGTACCAAACACTTTTGGAGGATGATTTATTAAATACAGTATGAAACAGACTAATAGACTAGTATGATCAAACAAAATACTATACTACTTCCGTCTTAGTCATTTGTTAACCTTTTATATTCTTTGCAGGACATATTTTTAAAGAAAGGTAAGCAAATGATTAGGACGAAGGAAGTAGTcgtaaataataaaatataagtAGTGTGGATAAATGAAGGTTACTTCAGTGACAGCATCCTTAGCAGGCTTAGCAATCTCTTTGACAAGGCATTCAGCAATTGGGAGTTTATGTTCTTTCAAAATAGCAGCTGCTTTATGGAGTAACTCTGCTCTCTTCCAAAGGGGTGTCTTTGCCCATGTCTTTTGTGCCACTTTTGATGCTTCCATCACTTTGTTTACCTCTTCTTGTGTACATGCTGTGTATATATGTTCACCATGCATCATTTAGATAACTACTAGTGGAATATAACCTTCAAATTCTTGTATCACACTATTTGGATAGTCTCGATCATAACTACTCATGCTTGGTGCATTTCAAAACCAAACACATACATGGTATAATAATATGGTGAAAATCAAAGAGAAATTTAAGAAGAAGAATACCTTGAACTCTAAATTGAGTCTTCCTAGTGGTAGGATTAATTATGGGAACAGATTTAGCAGAGGTTGAAGTTTTCCATTCACCATCAGCATAATACTTAAATACTTCTCCTTCAATTATCTCTGCAAATACACCATTTCCTGCCATTTTCAACAATCCCTACTATAATTCTACTATAATTCTATGTATGTATCAAGCTATGTGCTGATTTGTGGGATTATGGAAAAACCAAGGGATTTATAGGAAAATTGATGAGCTATTTGTTGGTTATTTTGTAGGGGAACAAGTTTATTTGGTAGGTGGCCTTAAACGTACCATGTGTTGTGCAATCTTTCGTTGGGATTATTAGGCATCTATtagtatatactccctcctattcactatattcttccccttttctttttgcacaaggaataagaaatcgattttggaccacacaaaacacactacccacatgtaattgaatttggaccacacaaatcaacccaaaaaaggaaatagggaagaaaacccgaataatccgaataaggaaatagggaagaaaatggtgaatagaaGGGAGTACGTATTTAGGTGACTTCGCCAATACCCACTTACAATAGGcggataactttagtcaattgaAAAAACTGTGACTTGGGCAGTGGCGAAATAAGGGCGAAAAAAGGGTTAGTAGGAACTGTGGTATTGTGTcatataaatttgaaatttgttgTTAATTTTGTTTAATTTACTTTACTAAATTACTGAATCGACAAccttaatatttttattttatcatAGCTCTAAGCTAGTTACAAGTTGATGTTTCTACTTTCCTTTTCACAATAATATTATGTTTCACTTTTATTTAGTGGATATAGATGTCTATATATTTGCATGTCGGAAGTGTTGTATTTTTGCCATTTTCACATATACTGTTGATGCAAATGAGTCAGTCAAACCTCGTGAGGTTTTGATGGAAAGTATAAAGGAGAAGTAAAAGCAATTCGTGGAACTAACCTCCTTATGTTCTGCCGTTTGCGTATATAGTCTTGTTGCTTAACCGGTAAATGCTCAACACGCTCTAATGCTTGTTGAATAAGTGGTTGTAAATTGTACTCCGTAATTGGTTAAAAGTGGATTATAGCACCAATTTTATAGTTTTTGAGCTTTATaacaaaaattttgaattttgttttaaaaattatgagttttattatCAAGTTTCTGAGTTCATTCATTTAAACATTAAcctcaaaaaattacaatataactcaTAAACATTATATATAAGCTCAGTTAAATTTGAATTTTGAcgggaaaaaaattaaaatataacttataaactttaataatCTCAGAAAATATACACATAAATTCAAAAACAAATAAGGTCTGAAttaatacatccgatgtatgttctttTTCTCGGACTTCACTCTTTATCTAATCTAATACttctactatatatatatatatatatatatatatatatatatata
Encoded here:
- the LOC141600242 gene encoding NADP-dependent glyceraldehyde-3-phosphate dehydrogenase, encoding MAGNGVFAEIIEGEVFKYYADGEWKTSTSAKSVPIINPTTRKTQFRVQACTQEEVNKVMEASKVAQKTWAKTPLWKRAELLHKAAAILKEHKLPIAECLVKEIAKPAKDAVTEVVRSGDLISYCAEEGVRILGEGKFLVSDSFPGNERTKYCLTSKIPLGVVLAIPPFNYPVNLAVSKIAPALIAGNSLVLKPPTQGAVAALHMVHCFHLAGFPKGLISCVTGKGSEIGDFLTMHPGVNCISFTGGDTGIAISKKAGMIPLQMELGGKDACIVLEDADLDLVAANIVKGGFSYSGQRCTAVKVVLVMDSVAETLVEKVKAKVAKLTVGPPEEDCDITPVVTESSANFIEGLVKDAKEKGATFCQEYKREGNLIWPLLLDNVRPDMRIAWEEPFGPVLPVIRINSVEEGIHHCNASNFGLQGCVFTKDINKAILISDAMESGTVQINSAPARGPDHFPFQGIKDSGIGSQGITNSINMMTKTKSTVINLPTPSYTMG